A region of Lagenorhynchus albirostris chromosome 20, mLagAlb1.1, whole genome shotgun sequence DNA encodes the following proteins:
- the LRRC45 gene encoding leucine-rich repeat-containing protein 45 isoform X2, with protein sequence MEEFRRTYSRLCKESGAEPQETVLQQMHQLPQGRLDLATQSLTVDTCRALGKLLQKEALLTELVLSDCMLSEEGAVLLLQGLCVNTIVRFLDLKGNNLRASGAEALAKLLRQNKSIQSLTLEWNSLGTWEEAFAAFCGALAANGALRQLDLRNNQISHKGAEELALALKSNTSLQQLDFPPDLRWNHIGLLGGRALVNCLPSNRTLWKLELAGNSIPGDILRAVEQAMDHNQDRQTAFRESQARAHVLSKEVRHLREEKSKQFLDLMETIDRQREEMVRSSKASAARVGQLQEALNERHSIINALKAKLQMAEAALALSEQKAQDLGELLATTEQEQRSLAQRQAKEHRLEQQEAAERESKLLRDLSAANEKNLLLQNQVDELERKVKSQQDQLFLTRQELTNTAAELKMRAVQAEERLELEKKRSRQSLEDAEHLRFKEVEHMTRHLEESERAMQERVQRLEAVRLSLEEELSRAKAAALSERSQAEEELIKAKNQVRLEEQRLAHLEEKLRLLAQARDEAQSACLQQKQVVADAQARASQLGRQVEGLRRRLEELQQELSNKDQEKAAEVTRVRLELQEQNGRLQAELTAQEALKEKAAALERQLKVIASDHREALLDRESENASLREKLRLKQAEIARIRDEEAQRASFLQNAVLAYVQGSPLRTLSPQK encoded by the exons CCTACAGCCGGCTGTGCAAGGAGAGTGGGGCCGAGCCCCAGGAGACTGTTCTGCAGCAAATGCACCAGCTGCCGCAGGGCCGGCTGGACCTGGCCACACAGAGCCTGACAGTGGACACCTGCAGGGCTCTGGGCAAGCTGCTACAGAAAGAGGCACTGCTGACGGAGCTCGTCCTGAGTGACTGCATGCTGAGTGAGGAAG GGGCCGTGCTGCTGCTGCAGGGGCTGTGTGTCAACACCATCGTGCGGTTTCTGGATCTCAAG GGCAATAACCTTCGCGCCTCAGGGGCCGAGGCACTGGCAAAACTCCTCCGACAGAACAAGTCCATTCAGAG CCTAACCCTGGAGTGGAACAGCCTGGGCACGTGGGAAGAAGCCTTCGCGGCCTTCTGCGGGGCCCTGGCAGCCAATGGCGCCCTGCGGCAGCTGGACCTCCGCAACAACCAGATCAGCCACAAGGGTGCCGAGGAGCTGGCTCTGGCCCTGAAGAGCAACACCAGCCTCCAGCAGCTTG ATTTCCCTCCAGACCTGCGCTGGAATCACATCGGCCTCCTGGGGGGCCGCGCCCTGGTAAACTGTCTCCCCAGCAACAGAACCCTGTGGAAGCTGGAGCTGGCTGGGAACAGCATCCCCGGTGACATCCTCAGAGCCGTGG AGCAAGCCATGGATCACAACCAGGACCGGCAGACCGCCTTCCGGGAAAGCCAGGCCCGCGCCCACGTGCTCAGCAAGGAGGTGCGGCACCTCCGGGAAGAGAAGTCCAAACAG TTTCTGGACTTGATGGAGACAATCgacagacagagagaagagatggTCAGGAGCAGCAA GGCGTCGGCAGCACGCGTGGGGCAGCTTCAGGAAGCCCTGAACGAGAGGCATTCCATCATCAACGCTCTCAAGGCCAA GCTGCAGATGGCTGAGGCCGCCCTGGCTCtgtcagagcagaaggcccaggACTTGGGGGAGCTCCTGGCCACCACAGAGCAGGAACAGCGgagcctggcacagaggcagGCAAAGGAGCACAGGCTGGAGCagcag GAAGCTGCAGAGCGGGAGTCTAAGCTCCTCAGAGACTTGTCTGCTGCCAATGAAAAGAACTTGCTTTTGCAAAACCAG GTGGACGAGTTGGAGCGGAAAGTGAAATCTCAGCAGGATCAGCTATTCCTGACCAGGCAGGAGCTGACCAACACGGCAGCTGAGCTGAAGATGCGGGCTGTCCAGGCTGAAG AACGCCTGGAACTGGAGAAGAAGAGGTCCCGGCAGAGCTTGGAGGACGCGGAACACCTGCGCTTCAAGGAG GTGGAGCACATGACTCGCCACCTGGAGGAGAGCGAGAGGGCCATGCAGGAGAGGGTACAGAGGCTGGAGGCTGTGCGGCtgtccctggaggag GAGCTGAGCCGGGCAAAGGCCGCAGCACTCAGTGAGCGCAGCCAAGCTGAGGAGGAGCTCATCAAGGCCAAGAACCAAGTCCGCCTGGAGGAG CAGCGCCTGGCTCACCTGGAGGAGAAGCTGCGGCTGCTGGCGCAGGCTCGGGACGAGGCTCAAAGCGCCTGCCTGCAGCAGAAGCAGGTGGTAGCCGATGCCCAGGCGCGGGCCAGCCAGCTTGGCCGGCAGGTGGAGGGCCTGAGGCGGCGCCTGGAGGAGCTGCAGCAG GAGCTGAGCAACAAGGACCAAGAAAAGGCGGCTGAGGTGACAAGGGTGCGGCTGGAGCTGCAGGAGCAGAACGGCCGCCTGCAAGCCGAGCTGACAGCCCAGGAAGCGCTGAAGGAGAAGGCAGCGGCCCTGGAACGCCAGCTGAAAG TGATCGCAAGTGACCACCGGGAGGCACTGCTGGACAGGGAGAGCGAGAATGCCTCTCTCCGTGAAAAGCTTCGCCTGAAGCAGGCCGAGATTGCCCGGATCCGGGATGAGGAGGCCCAAAGGGCCAGCTTCCTGCAAAATG
- the LRRC45 gene encoding leucine-rich repeat-containing protein 45 isoform X3 yields MEEFRRTYSRLCKESGAEPQETVLQQMHQLPQGRLDLATQSLTVDTCRALGKLLQKEALLTELVLSDCMLSEEGAVLLLQGLCVNTIVRFLDLKGNNLRASGAEALAKLLRQNKSIQSLTLEWNSLGTWEEAFAAFCGALAANGALRQLDLRNNQISHKGAEELALALKSNTSLQQLDLRWNHIGLLGGRALVNCLPSNRTLWKLELAGNSIPGDILRAVEQAMDHNQDRQTAFRESQARAHVLSKEVRHLREEKSKQFLDLMETIDRQREEMVRSSKASAARVGQLQEALNERHSIINALKAKLQMAEAALALSEQKAQDLGELLATTEQEQRSLAQRQAKEHRLEQQEAAERESKLLRDLSAANEKNLLLQNQVDELERKVKSQQDQLFLTRQELTNTAAELKMRAVQAEERLELEKKRSRQSLEDAEHLRFKEVEHMTRHLEESERAMQERVQRLEAVRLSLEEELSRAKAAALSERSQAEEELIKAKNQVRLEEQQRLAHLEEKLRLLAQARDEAQSACLQQKQVVADAQARASQLGRQVEGLRRRLEELQQELSNKDQEKAAEVTRVRLELQEQNGRLQAELTAQEALKEKAAALERQLKVIASDHREALLDRESENASLREKLRLKQAEIARIRDEEAQRASFLQNAVLAYVQGSPLRTLSPQK; encoded by the exons CCTACAGCCGGCTGTGCAAGGAGAGTGGGGCCGAGCCCCAGGAGACTGTTCTGCAGCAAATGCACCAGCTGCCGCAGGGCCGGCTGGACCTGGCCACACAGAGCCTGACAGTGGACACCTGCAGGGCTCTGGGCAAGCTGCTACAGAAAGAGGCACTGCTGACGGAGCTCGTCCTGAGTGACTGCATGCTGAGTGAGGAAG GGGCCGTGCTGCTGCTGCAGGGGCTGTGTGTCAACACCATCGTGCGGTTTCTGGATCTCAAG GGCAATAACCTTCGCGCCTCAGGGGCCGAGGCACTGGCAAAACTCCTCCGACAGAACAAGTCCATTCAGAG CCTAACCCTGGAGTGGAACAGCCTGGGCACGTGGGAAGAAGCCTTCGCGGCCTTCTGCGGGGCCCTGGCAGCCAATGGCGCCCTGCGGCAGCTGGACCTCCGCAACAACCAGATCAGCCACAAGGGTGCCGAGGAGCTGGCTCTGGCCCTGAAGAGCAACACCAGCCTCCAGCAGCTTG ACCTGCGCTGGAATCACATCGGCCTCCTGGGGGGCCGCGCCCTGGTAAACTGTCTCCCCAGCAACAGAACCCTGTGGAAGCTGGAGCTGGCTGGGAACAGCATCCCCGGTGACATCCTCAGAGCCGTGG AGCAAGCCATGGATCACAACCAGGACCGGCAGACCGCCTTCCGGGAAAGCCAGGCCCGCGCCCACGTGCTCAGCAAGGAGGTGCGGCACCTCCGGGAAGAGAAGTCCAAACAG TTTCTGGACTTGATGGAGACAATCgacagacagagagaagagatggTCAGGAGCAGCAA GGCGTCGGCAGCACGCGTGGGGCAGCTTCAGGAAGCCCTGAACGAGAGGCATTCCATCATCAACGCTCTCAAGGCCAA GCTGCAGATGGCTGAGGCCGCCCTGGCTCtgtcagagcagaaggcccaggACTTGGGGGAGCTCCTGGCCACCACAGAGCAGGAACAGCGgagcctggcacagaggcagGCAAAGGAGCACAGGCTGGAGCagcag GAAGCTGCAGAGCGGGAGTCTAAGCTCCTCAGAGACTTGTCTGCTGCCAATGAAAAGAACTTGCTTTTGCAAAACCAG GTGGACGAGTTGGAGCGGAAAGTGAAATCTCAGCAGGATCAGCTATTCCTGACCAGGCAGGAGCTGACCAACACGGCAGCTGAGCTGAAGATGCGGGCTGTCCAGGCTGAAG AACGCCTGGAACTGGAGAAGAAGAGGTCCCGGCAGAGCTTGGAGGACGCGGAACACCTGCGCTTCAAGGAG GTGGAGCACATGACTCGCCACCTGGAGGAGAGCGAGAGGGCCATGCAGGAGAGGGTACAGAGGCTGGAGGCTGTGCGGCtgtccctggaggag GAGCTGAGCCGGGCAAAGGCCGCAGCACTCAGTGAGCGCAGCCAAGCTGAGGAGGAGCTCATCAAGGCCAAGAACCAAGTCCGCCTGGAGGAG CAGCAGCGCCTGGCTCACCTGGAGGAGAAGCTGCGGCTGCTGGCGCAGGCTCGGGACGAGGCTCAAAGCGCCTGCCTGCAGCAGAAGCAGGTGGTAGCCGATGCCCAGGCGCGGGCCAGCCAGCTTGGCCGGCAGGTGGAGGGCCTGAGGCGGCGCCTGGAGGAGCTGCAGCAG GAGCTGAGCAACAAGGACCAAGAAAAGGCGGCTGAGGTGACAAGGGTGCGGCTGGAGCTGCAGGAGCAGAACGGCCGCCTGCAAGCCGAGCTGACAGCCCAGGAAGCGCTGAAGGAGAAGGCAGCGGCCCTGGAACGCCAGCTGAAAG TGATCGCAAGTGACCACCGGGAGGCACTGCTGGACAGGGAGAGCGAGAATGCCTCTCTCCGTGAAAAGCTTCGCCTGAAGCAGGCCGAGATTGCCCGGATCCGGGATGAGGAGGCCCAAAGGGCCAGCTTCCTGCAAAATG
- the LRRC45 gene encoding leucine-rich repeat-containing protein 45 isoform X4 codes for MEEFRRTYSRLCKESGAEPQETVLQQMHQLPQGRLDLATQSLTVDTCRALGKLLQKEALLTELVLSDCMLSEEGAVLLLQGLCVNTIVRFLDLKGNNLRASGAEALAKLLRQNKSIQSLTLEWNSLGTWEEAFAAFCGALAANGALRQLDLRNNQISHKGAEELALALKSNTSLQQLDFPPDLRWNHIGLLGGRALVNCLPSNRTLWKLELAGNSIPGDILRAVEQAMDHNQDRQTAFRESQARAHVLSKEVRHLREEKSKQFLDLMETIDRQREEMVRSSKASAARVGQLQEALNERHSIINALKAKLQMAEAALALSEQKAQDLGELLATTEQEQRSLAQRQAKEHRLEQQVDELERKVKSQQDQLFLTRQELTNTAAELKMRAVQAEERLELEKKRSRQSLEDAEHLRFKEVEHMTRHLEESERAMQERVQRLEAVRLSLEEELSRAKAAALSERSQAEEELIKAKNQVRLEEQQRLAHLEEKLRLLAQARDEAQSACLQQKQVVADAQARASQLGRQVEGLRRRLEELQQELSNKDQEKAAEVTRVRLELQEQNGRLQAELTAQEALKEKAAALERQLKVIASDHREALLDRESENASLREKLRLKQAEIARIRDEEAQRASFLQNAVLAYVQGSPLRTLSPQK; via the exons CCTACAGCCGGCTGTGCAAGGAGAGTGGGGCCGAGCCCCAGGAGACTGTTCTGCAGCAAATGCACCAGCTGCCGCAGGGCCGGCTGGACCTGGCCACACAGAGCCTGACAGTGGACACCTGCAGGGCTCTGGGCAAGCTGCTACAGAAAGAGGCACTGCTGACGGAGCTCGTCCTGAGTGACTGCATGCTGAGTGAGGAAG GGGCCGTGCTGCTGCTGCAGGGGCTGTGTGTCAACACCATCGTGCGGTTTCTGGATCTCAAG GGCAATAACCTTCGCGCCTCAGGGGCCGAGGCACTGGCAAAACTCCTCCGACAGAACAAGTCCATTCAGAG CCTAACCCTGGAGTGGAACAGCCTGGGCACGTGGGAAGAAGCCTTCGCGGCCTTCTGCGGGGCCCTGGCAGCCAATGGCGCCCTGCGGCAGCTGGACCTCCGCAACAACCAGATCAGCCACAAGGGTGCCGAGGAGCTGGCTCTGGCCCTGAAGAGCAACACCAGCCTCCAGCAGCTTG ATTTCCCTCCAGACCTGCGCTGGAATCACATCGGCCTCCTGGGGGGCCGCGCCCTGGTAAACTGTCTCCCCAGCAACAGAACCCTGTGGAAGCTGGAGCTGGCTGGGAACAGCATCCCCGGTGACATCCTCAGAGCCGTGG AGCAAGCCATGGATCACAACCAGGACCGGCAGACCGCCTTCCGGGAAAGCCAGGCCCGCGCCCACGTGCTCAGCAAGGAGGTGCGGCACCTCCGGGAAGAGAAGTCCAAACAG TTTCTGGACTTGATGGAGACAATCgacagacagagagaagagatggTCAGGAGCAGCAA GGCGTCGGCAGCACGCGTGGGGCAGCTTCAGGAAGCCCTGAACGAGAGGCATTCCATCATCAACGCTCTCAAGGCCAA GCTGCAGATGGCTGAGGCCGCCCTGGCTCtgtcagagcagaaggcccaggACTTGGGGGAGCTCCTGGCCACCACAGAGCAGGAACAGCGgagcctggcacagaggcagGCAAAGGAGCACAGGCTGGAGCagcag GTGGACGAGTTGGAGCGGAAAGTGAAATCTCAGCAGGATCAGCTATTCCTGACCAGGCAGGAGCTGACCAACACGGCAGCTGAGCTGAAGATGCGGGCTGTCCAGGCTGAAG AACGCCTGGAACTGGAGAAGAAGAGGTCCCGGCAGAGCTTGGAGGACGCGGAACACCTGCGCTTCAAGGAG GTGGAGCACATGACTCGCCACCTGGAGGAGAGCGAGAGGGCCATGCAGGAGAGGGTACAGAGGCTGGAGGCTGTGCGGCtgtccctggaggag GAGCTGAGCCGGGCAAAGGCCGCAGCACTCAGTGAGCGCAGCCAAGCTGAGGAGGAGCTCATCAAGGCCAAGAACCAAGTCCGCCTGGAGGAG CAGCAGCGCCTGGCTCACCTGGAGGAGAAGCTGCGGCTGCTGGCGCAGGCTCGGGACGAGGCTCAAAGCGCCTGCCTGCAGCAGAAGCAGGTGGTAGCCGATGCCCAGGCGCGGGCCAGCCAGCTTGGCCGGCAGGTGGAGGGCCTGAGGCGGCGCCTGGAGGAGCTGCAGCAG GAGCTGAGCAACAAGGACCAAGAAAAGGCGGCTGAGGTGACAAGGGTGCGGCTGGAGCTGCAGGAGCAGAACGGCCGCCTGCAAGCCGAGCTGACAGCCCAGGAAGCGCTGAAGGAGAAGGCAGCGGCCCTGGAACGCCAGCTGAAAG TGATCGCAAGTGACCACCGGGAGGCACTGCTGGACAGGGAGAGCGAGAATGCCTCTCTCCGTGAAAAGCTTCGCCTGAAGCAGGCCGAGATTGCCCGGATCCGGGATGAGGAGGCCCAAAGGGCCAGCTTCCTGCAAAATG
- the LRRC45 gene encoding leucine-rich repeat-containing protein 45 isoform X5: protein MEEFRRTYSRLCKESGAEPQETVLQQMHQLPQGRLDLATQSLTVDTCRALGKLLQKEALLTELVLSDCMLSEEGAVLLLQGLCVNTIVRFLDLKGNNLRASGAEALAKLLRQNKSIQSLTLEWNSLGTWEEAFAAFCGALAANGALRQLDLRNNQISHKGAEELALALKSNTSLQQLEQAMDHNQDRQTAFRESQARAHVLSKEVRHLREEKSKQFLDLMETIDRQREEMVRSSKASAARVGQLQEALNERHSIINALKAKLQMAEAALALSEQKAQDLGELLATTEQEQRSLAQRQAKEHRLEQQEAAERESKLLRDLSAANEKNLLLQNQVDELERKVKSQQDQLFLTRQELTNTAAELKMRAVQAEERLELEKKRSRQSLEDAEHLRFKEVEHMTRHLEESERAMQERVQRLEAVRLSLEEELSRAKAAALSERSQAEEELIKAKNQVRLEEQQRLAHLEEKLRLLAQARDEAQSACLQQKQVVADAQARASQLGRQVEGLRRRLEELQQELSNKDQEKAAEVTRVRLELQEQNGRLQAELTAQEALKEKAAALERQLKVIASDHREALLDRESENASLREKLRLKQAEIARIRDEEAQRASFLQNAVLAYVQGSPLRTLSPQK, encoded by the exons CCTACAGCCGGCTGTGCAAGGAGAGTGGGGCCGAGCCCCAGGAGACTGTTCTGCAGCAAATGCACCAGCTGCCGCAGGGCCGGCTGGACCTGGCCACACAGAGCCTGACAGTGGACACCTGCAGGGCTCTGGGCAAGCTGCTACAGAAAGAGGCACTGCTGACGGAGCTCGTCCTGAGTGACTGCATGCTGAGTGAGGAAG GGGCCGTGCTGCTGCTGCAGGGGCTGTGTGTCAACACCATCGTGCGGTTTCTGGATCTCAAG GGCAATAACCTTCGCGCCTCAGGGGCCGAGGCACTGGCAAAACTCCTCCGACAGAACAAGTCCATTCAGAG CCTAACCCTGGAGTGGAACAGCCTGGGCACGTGGGAAGAAGCCTTCGCGGCCTTCTGCGGGGCCCTGGCAGCCAATGGCGCCCTGCGGCAGCTGGACCTCCGCAACAACCAGATCAGCCACAAGGGTGCCGAGGAGCTGGCTCTGGCCCTGAAGAGCAACACCAGCCTCCAGCAGCTTG AGCAAGCCATGGATCACAACCAGGACCGGCAGACCGCCTTCCGGGAAAGCCAGGCCCGCGCCCACGTGCTCAGCAAGGAGGTGCGGCACCTCCGGGAAGAGAAGTCCAAACAG TTTCTGGACTTGATGGAGACAATCgacagacagagagaagagatggTCAGGAGCAGCAA GGCGTCGGCAGCACGCGTGGGGCAGCTTCAGGAAGCCCTGAACGAGAGGCATTCCATCATCAACGCTCTCAAGGCCAA GCTGCAGATGGCTGAGGCCGCCCTGGCTCtgtcagagcagaaggcccaggACTTGGGGGAGCTCCTGGCCACCACAGAGCAGGAACAGCGgagcctggcacagaggcagGCAAAGGAGCACAGGCTGGAGCagcag GAAGCTGCAGAGCGGGAGTCTAAGCTCCTCAGAGACTTGTCTGCTGCCAATGAAAAGAACTTGCTTTTGCAAAACCAG GTGGACGAGTTGGAGCGGAAAGTGAAATCTCAGCAGGATCAGCTATTCCTGACCAGGCAGGAGCTGACCAACACGGCAGCTGAGCTGAAGATGCGGGCTGTCCAGGCTGAAG AACGCCTGGAACTGGAGAAGAAGAGGTCCCGGCAGAGCTTGGAGGACGCGGAACACCTGCGCTTCAAGGAG GTGGAGCACATGACTCGCCACCTGGAGGAGAGCGAGAGGGCCATGCAGGAGAGGGTACAGAGGCTGGAGGCTGTGCGGCtgtccctggaggag GAGCTGAGCCGGGCAAAGGCCGCAGCACTCAGTGAGCGCAGCCAAGCTGAGGAGGAGCTCATCAAGGCCAAGAACCAAGTCCGCCTGGAGGAG CAGCAGCGCCTGGCTCACCTGGAGGAGAAGCTGCGGCTGCTGGCGCAGGCTCGGGACGAGGCTCAAAGCGCCTGCCTGCAGCAGAAGCAGGTGGTAGCCGATGCCCAGGCGCGGGCCAGCCAGCTTGGCCGGCAGGTGGAGGGCCTGAGGCGGCGCCTGGAGGAGCTGCAGCAG GAGCTGAGCAACAAGGACCAAGAAAAGGCGGCTGAGGTGACAAGGGTGCGGCTGGAGCTGCAGGAGCAGAACGGCCGCCTGCAAGCCGAGCTGACAGCCCAGGAAGCGCTGAAGGAGAAGGCAGCGGCCCTGGAACGCCAGCTGAAAG TGATCGCAAGTGACCACCGGGAGGCACTGCTGGACAGGGAGAGCGAGAATGCCTCTCTCCGTGAAAAGCTTCGCCTGAAGCAGGCCGAGATTGCCCGGATCCGGGATGAGGAGGCCCAAAGGGCCAGCTTCCTGCAAAATG
- the LRRC45 gene encoding leucine-rich repeat-containing protein 45 isoform X1 has translation MEEFRRTYSRLCKESGAEPQETVLQQMHQLPQGRLDLATQSLTVDTCRALGKLLQKEALLTELVLSDCMLSEEGAVLLLQGLCVNTIVRFLDLKGNNLRASGAEALAKLLRQNKSIQSLTLEWNSLGTWEEAFAAFCGALAANGALRQLDLRNNQISHKGAEELALALKSNTSLQQLDFPPDLRWNHIGLLGGRALVNCLPSNRTLWKLELAGNSIPGDILRAVEQAMDHNQDRQTAFRESQARAHVLSKEVRHLREEKSKQFLDLMETIDRQREEMVRSSKASAARVGQLQEALNERHSIINALKAKLQMAEAALALSEQKAQDLGELLATTEQEQRSLAQRQAKEHRLEQQEAAERESKLLRDLSAANEKNLLLQNQVDELERKVKSQQDQLFLTRQELTNTAAELKMRAVQAEERLELEKKRSRQSLEDAEHLRFKEVEHMTRHLEESERAMQERVQRLEAVRLSLEEELSRAKAAALSERSQAEEELIKAKNQVRLEEQQRLAHLEEKLRLLAQARDEAQSACLQQKQVVADAQARASQLGRQVEGLRRRLEELQQELSNKDQEKAAEVTRVRLELQEQNGRLQAELTAQEALKEKAAALERQLKVIASDHREALLDRESENASLREKLRLKQAEIARIRDEEAQRASFLQNAVLAYVQGSPLRTLSPQK, from the exons CCTACAGCCGGCTGTGCAAGGAGAGTGGGGCCGAGCCCCAGGAGACTGTTCTGCAGCAAATGCACCAGCTGCCGCAGGGCCGGCTGGACCTGGCCACACAGAGCCTGACAGTGGACACCTGCAGGGCTCTGGGCAAGCTGCTACAGAAAGAGGCACTGCTGACGGAGCTCGTCCTGAGTGACTGCATGCTGAGTGAGGAAG GGGCCGTGCTGCTGCTGCAGGGGCTGTGTGTCAACACCATCGTGCGGTTTCTGGATCTCAAG GGCAATAACCTTCGCGCCTCAGGGGCCGAGGCACTGGCAAAACTCCTCCGACAGAACAAGTCCATTCAGAG CCTAACCCTGGAGTGGAACAGCCTGGGCACGTGGGAAGAAGCCTTCGCGGCCTTCTGCGGGGCCCTGGCAGCCAATGGCGCCCTGCGGCAGCTGGACCTCCGCAACAACCAGATCAGCCACAAGGGTGCCGAGGAGCTGGCTCTGGCCCTGAAGAGCAACACCAGCCTCCAGCAGCTTG ATTTCCCTCCAGACCTGCGCTGGAATCACATCGGCCTCCTGGGGGGCCGCGCCCTGGTAAACTGTCTCCCCAGCAACAGAACCCTGTGGAAGCTGGAGCTGGCTGGGAACAGCATCCCCGGTGACATCCTCAGAGCCGTGG AGCAAGCCATGGATCACAACCAGGACCGGCAGACCGCCTTCCGGGAAAGCCAGGCCCGCGCCCACGTGCTCAGCAAGGAGGTGCGGCACCTCCGGGAAGAGAAGTCCAAACAG TTTCTGGACTTGATGGAGACAATCgacagacagagagaagagatggTCAGGAGCAGCAA GGCGTCGGCAGCACGCGTGGGGCAGCTTCAGGAAGCCCTGAACGAGAGGCATTCCATCATCAACGCTCTCAAGGCCAA GCTGCAGATGGCTGAGGCCGCCCTGGCTCtgtcagagcagaaggcccaggACTTGGGGGAGCTCCTGGCCACCACAGAGCAGGAACAGCGgagcctggcacagaggcagGCAAAGGAGCACAGGCTGGAGCagcag GAAGCTGCAGAGCGGGAGTCTAAGCTCCTCAGAGACTTGTCTGCTGCCAATGAAAAGAACTTGCTTTTGCAAAACCAG GTGGACGAGTTGGAGCGGAAAGTGAAATCTCAGCAGGATCAGCTATTCCTGACCAGGCAGGAGCTGACCAACACGGCAGCTGAGCTGAAGATGCGGGCTGTCCAGGCTGAAG AACGCCTGGAACTGGAGAAGAAGAGGTCCCGGCAGAGCTTGGAGGACGCGGAACACCTGCGCTTCAAGGAG GTGGAGCACATGACTCGCCACCTGGAGGAGAGCGAGAGGGCCATGCAGGAGAGGGTACAGAGGCTGGAGGCTGTGCGGCtgtccctggaggag GAGCTGAGCCGGGCAAAGGCCGCAGCACTCAGTGAGCGCAGCCAAGCTGAGGAGGAGCTCATCAAGGCCAAGAACCAAGTCCGCCTGGAGGAG CAGCAGCGCCTGGCTCACCTGGAGGAGAAGCTGCGGCTGCTGGCGCAGGCTCGGGACGAGGCTCAAAGCGCCTGCCTGCAGCAGAAGCAGGTGGTAGCCGATGCCCAGGCGCGGGCCAGCCAGCTTGGCCGGCAGGTGGAGGGCCTGAGGCGGCGCCTGGAGGAGCTGCAGCAG GAGCTGAGCAACAAGGACCAAGAAAAGGCGGCTGAGGTGACAAGGGTGCGGCTGGAGCTGCAGGAGCAGAACGGCCGCCTGCAAGCCGAGCTGACAGCCCAGGAAGCGCTGAAGGAGAAGGCAGCGGCCCTGGAACGCCAGCTGAAAG TGATCGCAAGTGACCACCGGGAGGCACTGCTGGACAGGGAGAGCGAGAATGCCTCTCTCCGTGAAAAGCTTCGCCTGAAGCAGGCCGAGATTGCCCGGATCCGGGATGAGGAGGCCCAAAGGGCCAGCTTCCTGCAAAATG